A single region of the Solwaraspora sp. WMMD791 genome encodes:
- a CDS encoding ABC transporter ATP-binding protein yields the protein MTDAQQSAFPAPGPQALALRGLAKRFDHKVAVAGVHLDVPVGSFYGLLGPNGAGKTTTLSMAVGLLRPDAGSAHILGHDVWADPVQAKQMLGVLPDGMRLFDRLTGAELLAYQGLLRGMDPAVVDQRARELLDVLALDGAGRTLVVDYSAGMKKKIGLACALLHGPRLLVLDEPFEAVDPVSAALIRDILQRYVTGGGTVIFSSHVMDVVERLCSDVAILADGVIKRVGTLEQVRAGRSLEDVFVEVVGGRTATGEELSWL from the coding sequence ATGACCGACGCGCAGCAGTCAGCCTTCCCGGCACCCGGCCCGCAGGCGTTGGCCCTGCGTGGGCTCGCCAAACGGTTCGACCACAAGGTCGCGGTGGCCGGTGTCCACCTGGACGTGCCGGTCGGCTCGTTCTACGGCCTGCTCGGCCCGAACGGGGCCGGCAAGACGACCACCCTGTCGATGGCCGTCGGTCTGCTGCGCCCGGACGCCGGCAGCGCACACATCCTCGGCCACGACGTCTGGGCCGACCCGGTGCAGGCCAAGCAGATGCTCGGCGTACTGCCGGACGGGATGCGGCTGTTCGACCGGCTCACCGGTGCCGAACTGCTCGCCTACCAGGGCCTGTTGCGCGGCATGGACCCTGCCGTGGTCGACCAGCGGGCCCGCGAACTCCTCGACGTGCTCGCCCTCGACGGCGCCGGACGGACCCTGGTGGTGGACTACTCGGCCGGGATGAAGAAGAAGATCGGTTTGGCCTGCGCGCTGCTGCACGGGCCACGCCTGCTCGTCCTCGACGAGCCGTTCGAGGCGGTCGACCCGGTGTCGGCGGCGCTGATCCGCGACATCCTGCAGCGCTACGTCACCGGCGGCGGCACGGTGATCTTCTCCAGCCATGTGATGGACGTCGTCGAGCGGCTCTGCAGCGACGTCGCGATCCTCGCCGACGGGGTGATCAAACGGGTCGGCACCCTCGAACAGGTGCGGGCCGGCCGGTCCTTGGAGGACGTGTTCGTCGAGGTC